One stretch of Miscanthus floridulus cultivar M001 chromosome 18, ASM1932011v1, whole genome shotgun sequence DNA includes these proteins:
- the LOC136520191 gene encoding uncharacterized protein isoform X1, translating into MATQGTGSAEASDAASNIDPKTDPKRKPAKSNDPGWKYGFWPTIGNRDVVQCCLCDRRITGGITRLKEHLVGGYGDVQKCVNTTTTIAREMQDAMKKKKRPLVLDDEEGEQQGEDDVIVLIEESQDVARSIVHPSSGTAAKRKQSTLKFCAPKEPSKSVGSMLRRTPTEVVEERHSKGPSQISIQASMRTKEEREAVNLEWARFFYECGIPFNAVNSRQFEIAIEATAQYGSGYKPPTYHELREPLLQKVVKETDDLRKKHEEAWKQYGCTLMSDGWTDRRGHHLINFLVNSPEGTFFLESIDASSEVHDQVMLADLLEKKIMDIGVDKVVQVVTDNGANYKAAGKLLMERFPTLYWTPCAAHCLDLMLEDVGKLKEFKKPISRARHVTTFIYRHGRLLSAMREKTNGRDLVRPAATRFATTFLTLQSLYKHKDALRFLFTTEDWTGCKLAKTEAGKKVYDIVLSREFWNSVEDCLRASLPLIIVLRVVDGDERPAMPEVAALMNHAKEKIKASFSTENKRSLLNKIIQIIESRWDRQMDTPLYGAALFLNPGKFYTIQKENDEYVGHLRGCFNDVLARMVEDESIRNKIDQQSMLYEDQRGDIFKNCMALQTMKSKNPLDWWRTYGGRSIDLQRFAKRIVSLCASSSGCERNWSTFEFIHTKKRNRLEHKRLNDLVYVSYNRKMTSRFRKRREEAGKSYDPLVIEDFDWNNEWVDPMAQPEGARGSDLTWDQVDEAIGASRELRGRNLPRTYARRARHISRVVEEDEEEGEEEEIILDDDDIDDFGEQPMDATEDGGENMDASNDLDEFALDDF; encoded by the exons ATGGCTACTCAAGGGACTGGAAGCGCGGAGGCCTCGGACGCGGCATCAAATATTGATCCAAAGACTGATCCAAAGCGGAAGCCGGCAAAGTCAAATGATCCTGGGTGGAAATATGGATTTTGGCCAACCATTGGCAATAGAGATGTTGTGCAGTGTTGCTTATGTGATAGAAGAATAACTGGAGGAATTACAAGGCTCAAGGAGCATCTTGTGGGTGGTTATGGAGATGTTCAGAAATGTGTCAATACCACAACAACTATTGCACGAGAGATGCAAGAtgctatgaagaagaagaagagaccacttgtccttgatgatgaagaaggagAGCAACAAGGGGAAGATGATGTGATTGTTTTGATAGAGGAGTCCCAAGATGTTGCTAGAAGCATTGTGCATCCTAGTTCAGGGACAGCTGCCAAAAGGAAACAATCCACATTGAAGTTCTGTGCTCCAAAAGAGCCCAGCAAGTCAGTTGGTTCAATGCTTCGGAGAACTCCAACAGAGGTTGTGGAAGAAAGACACTCGAAGGGTCCTTCTCAAATCAGTATTCAAGCTAGCATGAGGacaaaggaagaaagagaagctgTCAACTTAGAGTGGGCCAGGTTCTTTTATGAGTGTGGCATACCATTCAATGCCGTAAATTCTAGGCAGTTTGAGATTGCTATAGAGGCCACTGCACAGTACGGTTCTGGGTATAAGCCTCCTACCTACCATGAGCTTAGGGAGCCATTGCTCCAAAAGGTTGTTAAGGAGACAGATGATTTGAGGAAGAAACATGAGGAAGCATGGAAACAATATGGCTGCACATTGATGTCAGATGGATGGACAGATAGGAGGGGGCATCATTTGATCAACTTTCTAGTCAATAGTCCGGAGGGGACTTTCTTCTTGGAGTCAATTGATGCATCAAGTGAAGTTCATGATCAGGTGATGTTAGCTGATTTGTTAGAGAAGAAAATCATGGACATTGGAGTAGATAAAGTTGTGCAAGTTGTCACTGATAATGGAGCTAACTATAAAGCAGCGGGCAAGCTTCTCATGGAGAGGTTTCCTACACTTTATTGGACTCCTTGTGCTGCACATTGCTTAGACCTTATGTTGGAAGACGTAGGGAAGTTGAAGGAATTTAAGAAGCCTATCTCACGTGCCCGGCATGTCACTACTTTCATCTATAGACATGGAAGACTTCTTAGTGCAATGAGGGAGAAGACAAATGGGAGGGATCTTGTGAGACCCGCAGCCACTCGGTTTGCTACCACATTCCTCACCTTGCAGAGTTTGTACAAGCACAAAGATGCATTAAGATTTCTGTTTACCACCGAGGATTGGACTGGTTGCAAACTAGCAAAGACAGAGGCCGGGAAAAAAGTGTATGATATTGTGCTTTCTAGGGAGTTTTGGAACTCCGTTGAGGATTGCCTTAGAGCTTCTCTACCACTTATCATTGTGTTGAGGGTGGTTGATGGTGATGAGAGGCCTGCCATGCCAGAGGTTGCTGCTCTCATGAATCATGCAAAAGAGAAGATCAAGGCTAGCTTCTCTACTGAAAACAAGAGAAGCTTGCTCAACAAGATCATACAAATTATTGAGAGTCGTTGGGATAGGCAAATGGATACCCCACTCTATGGCGCTGCCCTCTTTTTGAACCCAGGAAAATTCTATACCATCCAAAAGGAGAATGATGAATATGTTGGTCATCTAAGGGGTTGTTTCAATGATGTGCTTGCACGAATggtggaagatgagagcattcgaAACAAAATTGATCAACAATCCATGCTCTATGAAGATCAACGTGGAGATATCTTCAAGAATTGTAtggccctccaaaccatgaaGTCAAAGAACCCTC TTGATTGGTGGCGTACGTATGGTGGCCGATCCATTGACCTACAAAGATTTGCAAAGCGTATTGTTAGTCTTTGTGCTTCATCATCCGGTTGTGAGCGTAATTGGAGCACTTTTGAATTT ATTCATACTAAGAAGAGAAACCGGCTGGAGCATAAAAGATTGAATGATTTGGTTTATGTTTCCTATAATCGGAAAATGACTAGTAGGTTCCGAAAGCGCCGCGAGGAAGCGGGTAAAAGCTATGACCCTTTGGTTATAGAAGATTTTGATTGGAACAATGAATGGGTAGACCCAATGGCCCAACCTGAAGGTGCACGTGGTTCGGACCTCACATGGGATCAAGTTGATGAAGCCATTGGTGCATCACGTGAGCTTCGAGGTCGTAATCTTCCTAGGACCTACGCTCGTCGTGCAAGGCATATATCAAGAGTGGTTGAAGAAgatgaggaagagggagaggaagaagagatcattttggatgatgatgatataGATGATTTTGGTGAACAACCAATGGATgctactgaagatggtggagaGAACATGGATGCTTCTAACGATCTCGATGAGTTTGCATTGGACGACTTTTGA
- the LOC136520191 gene encoding uncharacterized protein isoform X2 has product MATQGTGSAEASDAASNIDPKTDPKRKPAKSNDPGWKYGFWPTIGNRDVVQCCLCDRRITGGITRLKEHLVGGYGDVQKCVNTTTTIAREMQDAMKKKKRPLVLDDEEGEQQGEDDVIVLIEESQDVARSIVHPSSGTAAKRKQSTLKFCAPKEPSKSVGSMLRRTPTEVVEERHSKGPSQISIQASMRTKEEREAVNLEWARFFYECGIPFNAVNSRQFEIAIEATAQYGSGYKPPTYHELREPLLQKVVKETDDLRKKHEEAWKQYGCTLMSDGWTDRRGHHLINFLVNSPEGTFFLESIDASSEVHDQVMLADLLEKKIMDIGVDKVVQVVTDNGANYKAAGKLLMERFPTLYWTPCAAHCLDLMLEDVGKLKEFKKPISRARHVTTFIYRHGRLLSAMREKTNGRDLVRPAATRFATTFLTLQSLYKHKDALRFLFTTEDWTGCKLAKTEAGKKVYDIVLSREFWNSVEDCLRASLPLIIVLRVVDGDERPAMPEVAALMNHAKEKIKASFSTENKRSLLNKIIQIIESRWDRQMDTPLYGAALFLNPGKFYTIQKENDEYVGHLRGCFNDVLARMVEDESIRNKIDQQSMLYEDQRGDIFKNCMALQTMKSKNPLDWWRTYGGRSIDLQRFAKRIVSLCASSSGCERNWSTFEFIHTKKRNRLEHKRLNDLVYVSYNRKMTSRFRKRREEAGKSYDPLVIEDFDWNNEWVDPMAQPEGARGSDLTWDQVDEAIGASRELRGRNLPRTYARRARHISRVVEEDEEEGEEEEIILDDDDIDDFGEQPMDASNDLDEFALDDF; this is encoded by the exons ATGGCTACTCAAGGGACTGGAAGCGCGGAGGCCTCGGACGCGGCATCAAATATTGATCCAAAGACTGATCCAAAGCGGAAGCCGGCAAAGTCAAATGATCCTGGGTGGAAATATGGATTTTGGCCAACCATTGGCAATAGAGATGTTGTGCAGTGTTGCTTATGTGATAGAAGAATAACTGGAGGAATTACAAGGCTCAAGGAGCATCTTGTGGGTGGTTATGGAGATGTTCAGAAATGTGTCAATACCACAACAACTATTGCACGAGAGATGCAAGAtgctatgaagaagaagaagagaccacttgtccttgatgatgaagaaggagAGCAACAAGGGGAAGATGATGTGATTGTTTTGATAGAGGAGTCCCAAGATGTTGCTAGAAGCATTGTGCATCCTAGTTCAGGGACAGCTGCCAAAAGGAAACAATCCACATTGAAGTTCTGTGCTCCAAAAGAGCCCAGCAAGTCAGTTGGTTCAATGCTTCGGAGAACTCCAACAGAGGTTGTGGAAGAAAGACACTCGAAGGGTCCTTCTCAAATCAGTATTCAAGCTAGCATGAGGacaaaggaagaaagagaagctgTCAACTTAGAGTGGGCCAGGTTCTTTTATGAGTGTGGCATACCATTCAATGCCGTAAATTCTAGGCAGTTTGAGATTGCTATAGAGGCCACTGCACAGTACGGTTCTGGGTATAAGCCTCCTACCTACCATGAGCTTAGGGAGCCATTGCTCCAAAAGGTTGTTAAGGAGACAGATGATTTGAGGAAGAAACATGAGGAAGCATGGAAACAATATGGCTGCACATTGATGTCAGATGGATGGACAGATAGGAGGGGGCATCATTTGATCAACTTTCTAGTCAATAGTCCGGAGGGGACTTTCTTCTTGGAGTCAATTGATGCATCAAGTGAAGTTCATGATCAGGTGATGTTAGCTGATTTGTTAGAGAAGAAAATCATGGACATTGGAGTAGATAAAGTTGTGCAAGTTGTCACTGATAATGGAGCTAACTATAAAGCAGCGGGCAAGCTTCTCATGGAGAGGTTTCCTACACTTTATTGGACTCCTTGTGCTGCACATTGCTTAGACCTTATGTTGGAAGACGTAGGGAAGTTGAAGGAATTTAAGAAGCCTATCTCACGTGCCCGGCATGTCACTACTTTCATCTATAGACATGGAAGACTTCTTAGTGCAATGAGGGAGAAGACAAATGGGAGGGATCTTGTGAGACCCGCAGCCACTCGGTTTGCTACCACATTCCTCACCTTGCAGAGTTTGTACAAGCACAAAGATGCATTAAGATTTCTGTTTACCACCGAGGATTGGACTGGTTGCAAACTAGCAAAGACAGAGGCCGGGAAAAAAGTGTATGATATTGTGCTTTCTAGGGAGTTTTGGAACTCCGTTGAGGATTGCCTTAGAGCTTCTCTACCACTTATCATTGTGTTGAGGGTGGTTGATGGTGATGAGAGGCCTGCCATGCCAGAGGTTGCTGCTCTCATGAATCATGCAAAAGAGAAGATCAAGGCTAGCTTCTCTACTGAAAACAAGAGAAGCTTGCTCAACAAGATCATACAAATTATTGAGAGTCGTTGGGATAGGCAAATGGATACCCCACTCTATGGCGCTGCCCTCTTTTTGAACCCAGGAAAATTCTATACCATCCAAAAGGAGAATGATGAATATGTTGGTCATCTAAGGGGTTGTTTCAATGATGTGCTTGCACGAATggtggaagatgagagcattcgaAACAAAATTGATCAACAATCCATGCTCTATGAAGATCAACGTGGAGATATCTTCAAGAATTGTAtggccctccaaaccatgaaGTCAAAGAACCCTC TTGATTGGTGGCGTACGTATGGTGGCCGATCCATTGACCTACAAAGATTTGCAAAGCGTATTGTTAGTCTTTGTGCTTCATCATCCGGTTGTGAGCGTAATTGGAGCACTTTTGAATTT ATTCATACTAAGAAGAGAAACCGGCTGGAGCATAAAAGATTGAATGATTTGGTTTATGTTTCCTATAATCGGAAAATGACTAGTAGGTTCCGAAAGCGCCGCGAGGAAGCGGGTAAAAGCTATGACCCTTTGGTTATAGAAGATTTTGATTGGAACAATGAATGGGTAGACCCAATGGCCCAACCTGAAGGTGCACGTGGTTCGGACCTCACATGGGATCAAGTTGATGAAGCCATTGGTGCATCACGTGAGCTTCGAGGTCGTAATCTTCCTAGGACCTACGCTCGTCGTGCAAGGCATATATCAAGAGTGGTTGAAGAAgatgaggaagagggagaggaagaagagatcattttggatgatgatgatataGATGATTTTGGTGAACAACCA ATGGATGCTTCTAACGATCTCGATGAGTTTGCATTGGACGACTTTTGA